From one Lycium barbarum isolate Lr01 chromosome 6, ASM1917538v2, whole genome shotgun sequence genomic stretch:
- the LOC132645403 gene encoding ras-related protein RABA3 has translation MNREMSGEDEKPQQQEQMSRVNGVQHQHEDKIDYVFKVVVIGDSAVGKTQVLSRFAKNEFCFDSKSTIGVEFQTRTVSIQSKVIKAQIWDTAGQERYRAVTSAYYRGALGAMLVYDITKRQTFDHVARWVEELRAHADNSIVIMLIGNKADLVDSRAVPTEDAVEFAERQGLFFSETSAFSGHNVESAFLKLLEEIFNMVSRKTLLVGSDANGNHIKQTNNGLLKGLKIDVISGPDFEVSEMKKLSSCSC, from the exons atGAACCGAGAAATGAGTGGTGAGGATGAGAAGCCGCAGCAGCAAGAACAAATGAGTCGTGTGAATGGGGTTCAACATCAGCATGAGGATAAAATAGATTATGTGTTTAAGGTGGTGGTGATTGGGGACTCTGCGGTTGGGAAAACACAAGTGCTTTCCAGGTTTGCTAAGAATGAGTTCTGTTTTGACTCAAAATCAACCATTGGTGTTGAGTTTCAAACTAGGACTGTTTCTATTCAGTCTAAAGTGATCAAGGCCCAGATCTGGGACACTGCTGGCCAAGAAAG GTATAGAGCAGTAACTAGTGCATACTACAGAGGAGCACTTGGAGCCATGTTAGTATACGACATAACGAAAAGACAGACATTCGATCATGTAGCTAGATGGGTTGAGGAACTCAGGGCTCACGCCGATAATTCCATTGTGATCATGTTGATTGGTAACAAAGCCGATCTAGTTGACTCGAGGGCTGTTCCAACTGAAGACGCTGTCGAATTTGCAGAGAGGCAAGGGCTATTTTTCTCTGAGACATCAGCTTTTAGCGGCCACAATGTGGAGTCAGCATTTTTGAAGCTATTGGAAGAAATATTCAACATGGTATCAAGGAAGACTTTGTTGGTGGGTTCTGATGCAAATGGAAATCACATCAAACAAACCAATAATGGGTTGCTTAAAGGATTGAAAATTGACGTTATTTCTGGTCCTGATTTTGAAGTTAGTGAGATGAAGAAATTATCTTCTTGCTCTTGCTAA